A part of Thermoplasmata archaeon genomic DNA contains:
- a CDS encoding ATPase domain-containing protein has product MKVTTTGIKNLDEWLMDGIPLGYTTLITGNPGAGIELFAKQFAGSHEEDENVVYFTTAERDEDLLSIFNNFKWKSDIKIVNIGSLYYRTVLEKELEISKYREEGIPAGELLTPSRYNPTKKVDFMTMITYEISKLKPPFRLIIDSLDFFLSLGEGSRMISSLRTIKSHTQHNDGTALITILTSLGSQSVEMAIEEIVDIIFSMEMIRTETGIERLFTIKKFRNHPEKAGIFRYEVTDSGINIKPFK; this is encoded by the coding sequence ATGAAAGTTACTACTACAGGAATAAAAAATCTGGACGAATGGTTGATGGATGGTATACCTTTAGGGTATACTACACTGATCACGGGGAACCCCGGCGCAGGTATAGAATTATTTGCAAAGCAATTTGCAGGATCTCACGAAGAAGATGAAAATGTAGTATATTTTACCACTGCAGAGAGAGACGAGGACCTTCTCTCTATATTTAATAACTTTAAATGGAAGTCAGATATAAAAATTGTAAATATTGGATCTCTCTACTATAGGACAGTTTTGGAAAAAGAGTTAGAAATCAGTAAATATAGGGAAGAGGGAATCCCTGCTGGAGAACTATTAACTCCTAGCCGTTATAACCCAACCAAAAAAGTTGATTTCATGACCATGATTACGTATGAGATTTCTAAATTAAAACCACCTTTCAGGCTGATCATTGATTCATTAGATTTTTTTCTTAGCTTAGGAGAGGGGTCTCGTATGATCTCCTCATTAAGAACTATTAAATCTCATACCCAGCATAATGATGGTACTGCGCTAATAACAATACTTACTAGCCTTGGTTCTCAGTCAGTAGAGATGGCTATCGAAGAGATTGTTGACATTATATTCAGTATGGAGATGATCAGAACCGAAACTGGGATAGAGCGCTTATTTACCATTAAAAAATTCAGGAATCACCCTGAAAAAGCAGGAATTTTCAGA
- a CDS encoding ATPase domain-containing protein has protein sequence MVRIEQKMENVPRCITGIEGLDNILNGGIPRGNTVLVTGSCGTGKTTLSLEFLVHGCENDETSLYLSVTEASEKLFKNMIPYTFLTDKILKSKKMIAIDLPDIYEKLGLNKLEFSMDEIDILINSIISLVRDLNVKRLVIDSITSICYRLNTEEKIREFILRLGKGLSELGCTTLLVSELLPSAKGYSQYGVEEAIADGIVLLGNLERRGDLLRTVQIIKMRGTTHSRAKYVLDLTSMGILLAPLLKGGSVEVR, from the coding sequence ATGGTTCGAATAGAGCAGAAAATGGAAAATGTACCCAGATGTATTACTGGCATTGAAGGCTTAGATAATATATTAAATGGGGGTATCCCAAGAGGAAATACTGTTTTAGTTACCGGCTCTTGTGGTACTGGAAAAACTACATTAAGCTTGGAATTTCTGGTTCATGGCTGTGAGAATGATGAGACCTCACTATATTTATCTGTTACAGAAGCTTCTGAAAAACTTTTTAAGAATATGATTCCATATACATTTTTAACAGATAAGATCCTAAAAAGCAAAAAGATGATAGCTATAGATCTTCCCGACATTTATGAAAAATTGGGTTTAAACAAGCTAGAATTCTCTATGGATGAAATTGATATACTAATAAACTCAATCATCTCTCTGGTAAGAGATCTCAATGTAAAACGATTGGTTATAGATTCTATTACCTCAATTTGTTACAGGTTGAATACGGAAGAAAAGATCAGAGAATTTATATTAAGATTAGGCAAAGGATTATCAGAGTTAGGATGCACTACATTGCTTGTATCTGAACTATTACCTTCTGCAAAAGGGTATTCACAGTATGGCGTCGAAGAGGCAATAGCAGATGGGATAGTTCTTTTAGGAAATCTAGAAAGAAGAGGGGACCTCTTAAGAACTGTCCAAATTATAAAGATGAGAGGAACTACTCATTCTAGAGCTAAATATGTCTTAGATCTGACCTCAATGGGCATATTATTAGCACCCTTATTAAAAGGAGGAAGTGTGGAAGTGAGGTGA